A genomic window from Scomber scombrus chromosome 18, fScoSco1.1, whole genome shotgun sequence includes:
- the LOC133999313 gene encoding arf-GAP with dual PH domain-containing protein 1-like has product MASDTNKNRQCLKKLLSKPGNGNCADCGAADPEWASYTLGVFVCQNCSALHRNIAQVSKVKSILLDPWSKFEVEFMDSMGNNAAKAKYEQIVPAFYHQPTHKDCMLLRDQWIRAKYERKEFVSVERQEPYSAGYKEGFLWKRGRDNGQYLSRKFILSEREGVLKYFNKHDAREPKAIMKINTVNATFQPEKIGTANALQITYLKDNSTRNIFVYHEDGKEMVDWFNAIRAARFHYLQVAFPGALTSDLLPKLTRNYIKEGYMEKTGPKHTEGFKKRWFTMDDRRLMYFKDPLDAYARGEVFIGGKENSYTVLAGLPPNIQGFHWQFGITIVTPDRKFLFTCEIEEDQKNWIAAFRTVINRPMLPQEYAVEAYFKHKP; this is encoded by the exons ATGGCTTCAGATACAAACAAGAACAGACAATGTTTGAAGAAGCTTCTGAGCAAACCTGGGAATGGAAACTGTGCCGATTGCGGAGCTGCAG ATCCGGAGTGGGCATCCTACACcctgggtgtgtttgtgtgtcagaacTGCTCTGCCCTCCATAGAAACATTGCCCAGGTCAGCAAGGTGAAATCTATTTTGCTGGATCCTTGGAGCAAGTTTGAGGTGGAG TTCATGGACTCGATGGGTAACAATGCTGCAAAGGCCAAATATGAACAGATAGTTCCTGCCTTCTACCACCAGCCCACACACAAAGACTGCAT GCTTCTGCGGGATCAATGGATCCGAGCCAAGTATGAGAGGAAGGAGTTTGTGAGTGTGGAAAGGCAGGAGCCTTACTCGGCAG GCTACAAAGAGGGGTTTCTATGGAAACGAGGCAGAGACAATGGACAGTACCTCAGCCGAAAATTTATTCTGTCTGAACGGGAGGGTGTTCTGAAGTACTTCAACAAGCATGAT GCCAGAGAGCCCAAAGCGATAATGAAGATCAATACAGTGAATGCCACTTTCCAGCCAGAAAAAATTGGCACTGCCAATGCCCTACAGATAACGTATTTAAAGGACAACAGTACTAGGAATATCTTTGTTTACCATGAGGATGGGAAG GAAATGGTGGACTGGTTCAACGCCATCAGGGCAGCCAGGTTTCACTACCTGCAGGTGGCTTTTCCTGGAGCTCTCACATCTGAT TTGTTGCCAAAGCTAACCAGAAACTACATAAAGGAGGGTTATATGGAGAAAACTGGTCCAAAG CACACTGAGGGCTTCAAGAAGAGGTGGTTCACAATGGATGACAGGAGGCTCATGTACTTCAAAGATCCATTG GACGCTTATGCAAGAGGTGAGGTATTCATCGGTGGTAAGGAAAACAGCTACACTGTGCTTGCTGGCCTCCCTCCCAACATTCAGGGCTTCCATTGGCAGTTTGGAATCACCATAGTAACCCCAGACAGGAAGTTCCTTTTTACATGCGAGATTGAAGAGGACCAGAAAAACTGGATTGCTGCATTTAGGACTGTTATCAACCGACCGATGCTTCCTCAGGAGTATGCAG TGGAGGCCTATTTTAAGCACAAACCGTGA